Below is a genomic region from Verrucomicrobiales bacterium.
TATCACGTCGATCGCCATTCCTACATCCTGGCGATCGGGGGAGGGGCTCTCCTGGATATGGTCGGACTGGCCGCGGCCACGGCTCATCGCGGGGTACGGCATGTGCGGATCCCGACCACGACGCTGAGCCAGGACGACTCGGGCGTGGGGGTGAAGAACGGCATCAATGCGTTCGGGAAGAAGAACTTTATTGGAACCTTCGCACCTCCGTTTGCGGTCGTGAACGATTTCGATCTGCTGAAGTCGTGTCCGCCTCGGGACAAGCGTTCCGGGTATGTCGAGGCGGTGAAGGTCGCGTTGATTCGGGATGGTGCGTTCTTTGCCTGGATTGAGAGCGAGGCTGCACGGTTGCGACGGTTCCATCCGGAGCCGATGCAGCGGCTGATTTATCGCTGCGCCGAATTGCATGTGAATCACATCTGCACTTCTGGCGACCCGTTTGAGTTTGGTTCCGCCCGGCCTCTCGATTTTGGTCACTGGGCGGCGCATAAGCTGGAACAGCTTTCGGAGTATCGGCTGCGTCACGGGGAAGCCGTGGCGATTGGGATCGCGTTGGATGCGATTTACTCGCGTCGGCGCGGTTTTCTGGATGAGCCGAGCTGCACGCGGATTCTCAACGTGCTCGAGGCCGTGGGCTTTGAGCTGTTCACTCACGAGCTGTTGAATACCAATGCCGACGGCACCCTGATGGTTATCCAAGGCTTGGAGGAGTTTCGGGAGCATCTGGGCGGCCAATTGACGATCACCTTGTTGCGAGGAATTGGGCAGGGCTTTGAGGTTCATGAAATGGATTCGAAAGTCGTTCTGCAATCCATCGAAGAGCTGACCAACCGCAACTCCATGGGAAACAAAAAGAGCCCCAAGCGTCGGCGGCCGACCGGCTGAAACGATTCCCCTCATCGAACTGCCTATGCCCAGAGTCGCTGTCTTGAATGTGGTTGGTCTTTGCGAGAGGCATCTCGGTGCCCACACGCCCCAGATCAGCGCTTTTGTTCGCAACGGCACGTTGCATCATGTCGAACCGGTGCTGCCGGCCGTCACCTGCACGGCTCAGTCTACCTATCTCACTGGGTTACCTCCCGGCGAACATGGAGCGGTTGCCAACGGATGGTACCATCGGGAATTGGCCGAGGTGCAGTTCTGGAAGCAATCCAACCATGTCGTGCACGGACGCAAACTCTGGGAAGATCTGCGATCGCGTGTGCCTGGGTTCACCTGTGCCAAACTATTTTGGTGGTACAACATGTATTCCAGCGCGGACTATTCGATCACTCCGCGACCCATGTATCCGGCCGATGGCCGGAAGTTCTTCGACGTTTATTCCTGGCCGTATTCGATTCGGCCCGAGGTGAAGCAAAAGCTGGGAGAGTTTCCGTTTCCCGGTTTCTGGGGGCCGGCGGCAGGGAAGGCTTCGCCGGCCGGTGGACCCGATTGCGCCACCCGGTGGATCGCCGACTCCGCGAAATGGATCGAGGAGAAGTATTCTCCGACGCTCAACCTCGTTTACCTTCCCCACCTCGATTACAACCTGCAGCGCGTCGGTCCCAACGATCCATCGATCGCGGTGGATCTAAAGCAGATTGATGACATTGTCGGGGATCTTATCCGCTTTTTCTCGTCGCGCAACATGCAGGTGGTTCTGCTTTCGGAGTATGGCATCACCGAGGTGTCGCAGCCGATTCATCTGAATCGGATCTTTCGGGAGCGGGGGTGGTTGACCATCAAGGAAGAGTTGGGGCTGGAACTGCTCGATGCCGGTAACAGCCGAGCGTTCGCCGTGGCGGATCACCAGGTCGCTCATGTGTATGTGAACGATCGTTCCATCCTGACCCAGGTGCGTGACGCGGTGTGCGGTGCGGCGGGCGTGGAGACGGTCTTGGGCAGTGAGGAACAGGTGGCTCGGGGGTTGAAGCATGACCGCGCCGGCGACTTGATTGCCGTGGCGGATTCCAAGTCGTGGTTTACTTATTATTATTGGATGGACGATAGACGGGCGCCCGATTTTGCCCGCTGTGTCGATATTCATCGCAAGCCCGGGTATGATCCGGTGGAGCTGTTTGTGGATCCCACGCTCGCGGCCCCGAAGTTGAAAATTGCCTGGCGGCTGCTGCAGAAGAAACTCGGGTTTCGCATGCTGATGGATCTGATTCCCTTGGACGCGACTCTGGTGAAAGGCTCGCACGGGGCAAGGCCAGACAGCCCGCTCGATTTTCCGGTCCTGGTGTTGCCAGGCAAGTTGACGGCCACTGCGCCGCCGATCGCTGCGACCTCTGTTTATGGACTCCTGCGAGATCAGGTGTTGAAGGGTTGACGATCACCCGTTGGCCCTTGCGGAGTTGCCCTCATGTTATCCTGATCCTGGGGCAGGAGTGGGCTCGAGCGGAGTCTCGTCCTACCGCCGTGACGATGTGGGGTAGGGCGAGATTCCACTCGAGCCCTGAAGGGCCCTAGGTGGTCGAATTGGAAGAGGGCTGCGTCGTGGAGAGCTGATGTGGCTTCGACTTACCAACGGAGGTCGTGAATCCTTCCCTGAAAAGGCCAGTCTTCTTCCTTCTCCACCAACCGATCGCGGACAGGATTCCCGCGAAGATAGGCCCATTTTTCCGAGTAGCTCTCACCGTTTCGTAGTCGATGGTGAAACACACCTGCTTGCCATTGCCACTCGGGATGTTGATGTTGTTTGCGAACCTGGCGTTTCCAATAGGTGACCCAGGAAGTAAACGGACATTCAACTTGGCGGGGGGCAGCAAAAAAATGGAGAGGGTCCGGCATCAGAATGTAGTCGCTCACCAGCCACCAGGTTGCACGGGACCAAACGTCTCGCAGAACCTGGTGCGCTTCATGGCAGGTCAGCCAGGGTTCTCGGTTTTCTGTGCATACGGTGGCCCATACCCAGTTGGGTTCTCCTCGTTGGATGTGCACGGATTCCGACGGGCGTTTCCTCCCCGGCTTACCGAAGTAGTCCTCCTTCATTGAGAGCTGGGGATAATCAAACGCTACGAAATTGTCTACGAAATTACCCCGAAACCTTATGGAATGCGCCGAGTTTTTCCACCCTCGCGGAGATGCCCATTGCTTATTCTGACCCTGGGGCTCTTGTGGGCTCGACAGAGTCTCTCCCTACCTTAGTGACGATGCGGAGTTGCCCTCATGTTCTCCTGCACCTGGGCCAGGAGTGGGCTCAAATCCCGCTTGCCGAATCACTCGCCGCTGCTCTCTTCGAAGGCGGCTTTGATCTGCTGGAGGTTCATTCCAGAGCCGAGTAGGAGCATCAACTTGATCCGCGCTTTGGGGCCGGGGAGCATGCCTCCCAGGATCGCTCCCCGTTGCGTGAGTTGGTGTCCGCCCCCGTCGTAAGCGTAGGTATCCAGCACCCTTCCCTTGGGACAGCGCGAGGTGAGGATCACGGGGATTCCCTGCGCGATCGCCCGCTCGATGGCGGGCACGGACGCGGGCGGAACATTACCGCGGCCCAGAGCCTCCAGCACGATGCCTTGGGCACCGTCGCTCACGGCGTGATCGATGAGACGTCCGTTGAACCCGGCGTAGACACGGATCATCTCCACGCGCTCTTCCAGGGTCGTAGCTTGGACTTGTTCACGCCGCTTGGGAGTTCGGGTGATGAACAGGCGATCCTTGTCGAGAAAGCCCAGAGGTCCAAAGCTCAGGCTCTGGAACGTGTCCACGGCTTCGGTATGGGTTTTGCTAACCTCGGCGGCGGCGAGCACTTGATCATTCATGACCACCAAAGCTCCCAGGTTTCGAGTTTCCGGAGCTGCAGCCACGCGAATCGCCGCCCGGAGATTGGCGGGACCGTCCCAGCTGAGTTCCGAGCTATTGCGCATCGCGCCGACGAACACCACCGGTTTTGCGGAGGTGTGGAGCAAGTCCTGCAAATAGGCGGTCTCCTCCAGGGTGTCGGTGCCGTGTGTGACGACCACGCCCAGTTGGGTGGGATGTTCGAGGATGTGGGCAATCCTTCGCGTCAGCTCGAGCATTCGCGGCGGCGTCATGTGCGGCCCGGGCAGCAGTCCAAAGTTTTCGCTTTGAATTTCGATGTTCGGCGGGAGGTCAGATACTTGAGCCAAGATCTGTTCTCCCGACAACTGGGGAACGGCTCCGCCGGTCTCTCGATCGAACTTCATTGAGATGGTGCCGCCGGTGAAAACGATTGTGATTTTTGAGTTCACTCTTGAGAATGATGTCCATGGATCCAAATGAGAAGCAACTGAGGAGATCCGCGCTTTCTTCCCCCGGCAGGGGGTGGCTGAGCGGCTCGGGAATGCTCGTCGCCTGCGGTCTGGCACTCCAGGCCATCGCCGGCTCAGCAGATTCAGGCCGGTTGGAGTTCAATCGGGACATCCGTCCGATTCTCTCGGAAAACTGCTACCTTTGCCATGGGCCGGATAAGAACACCCGCAAGGGCAAGCTGCGGCTCGATCAGCGCGAGGAGGCGGTCGCCAAGCGCGCCTTGGTTCCCGGGAAACCGGAGGACAGCGAGTTAATGAAGCGGTTGGTGACCGCGGATCCCGAAGAAGTGATGCCTCCTCCGGACACCCATAAAACCATCAGCCCCGCACAGCGCGAGCTGCTGCGGCGCTGGATTGCCGAGGGTGCCGAGTATCAGCCTCACTGGGCCTATCGCACTCCTGAACGACCGGCGCTGCCGGTGGTGAAACAGGGGGAGTGGGTGAAAAAGCCAATCGATGCCTTTATCCTGGAAGCCCTTGAACGCCGCGGAATCGCACCCTCGCCGGAGGCGGACCGGGCGACGCTCCTTCGCCGTTTGAGCCTGGATCTGATCGGACTTCCGCCCTCGCCCGACGAGATCGCGGCCTTCGTCAAAGATCGGCGTTCGGACGCCTATGCGCGCCAGGTGGAGCGGCTCCTCCGGTCTCCCCATTTCGGCGAGCGTATGGCGGTCGGGTGGTTGGATCTGGTGCGGTACGCCGACACGGTGGGTTACCATGGGGATCAGAACATCAATGTGTTTCCGTATCGGGACTACGTCATCCGTTCCTTCAATGAAAACAAGCCCTTCGATCGATTCACCGTCGAACAGATCGCGGGGGACTTGCTCCCCAACGCCACGGAGGAGCAAAAAGTGGCTACCGGGTTCAATCGGTTAAACATGGTCACCCGGGAAGGAGGCGCCCAGCCCAAGGAGTATCTCGCGAAATATGCGGCCGATCGCGTTCGCACGGTGGCCGCGACCTGGCTGGGATCCACCATGGGTTGCGCCGAGTGCCACGATCATAAGTTCGACCCCTTCACGATGAAGGACTTTTACTCGATGGCTGCCTTCTTCGCGGACGTGAAGCAGTGGGGAGTGTATCAGGATTATAACTACACGCCGAATCCGGACCTCAAAGGCTGGAGCAACGACCATCCCTTTCCGCCCGAGATCGAGGTGGATAGTCCTTACCTTCAACAGCGAGCGGCGCGGATTCGATCTTCCTTGGATGCGGTTTTGGATCAGGTGCGTGACTCCGTCCAGGGAAGGGCGGCTCGCACTGCAGAGTTGGAAACATGGGTGTCGGACGCTCGACGTTTTCTCTCCGCCCATCCATCGGGATGGAGTGCCGAAGGAATCACTCTTCTGTCCTCCTCGAAGAACGCGACGCTCTCAAGCGAGGGCGAGGTGCGGGTAACAGGAGGACGCGAGAATCAGGAGTTTGTGCTGGCCCTGGCACCTGAGGAGAGCTGGGTGGGGGCGGTGCGGGTGGAGCTTCTGCCCGATGAAGCGAAGCACATTGCCCGTGGGGGCGGCCGACTCGCTGTGACGGTTCGGGTGGGGCTGAGTCGGGGAACCAACGCCCCGCAGAATCTGCCCGTCTACTTTGCCGAGGCGTCGGACAAGGATCCGCGTTATGCCAACGGTTATGAGATTCTTGGCATCAAGGACAGCTGGCGAACCGCGCTGGCGAAAACGGATCAGGCGCAAACGGGTGTGTGGGTGTTGGAGACACCGGTTCGCCTCGCCAGGGGTGATCGGTTGCGGGTGACCCTTAAGTCCGATGCCCTGAGCCGGGTTCGGGTGAGCACGACTCCGTTTGCCTCGGCGGATCCGCTTCGCAGCGGTGCGGATCCTGGCTGGGACCGGCTCTTGAAACGTCAGCCGAGCGCTTGGACGGGGAGGACTGGGCACCGGTTGCTGGAATCGGCGATGTGGGCCGGAGTGCTTGGCCGAGCGGAGCGCGCGCGCTACCGCGAGCTTCACGGCGAGCTGATCGAGTGTCGGGGGGGGAAGTCCCCCACGGTGGTCACGGTGGCTTGGAAGCCGGCTGTCACTCGGGTGCTCCCTCGGGGTAACTGGCAAGATGAGTCCGGTGACCCCTTAAATCCCCTGCCTCCGCAGGGCTTGGTGCGGTCGGGTTGGGGTGAGGCACGACCCATGAATCGGTTGGATCTGGCTCGCTGGCTGGTGGCGTCCGACAACCCGCTGACGGCTCGCGTGGTGATGAACCGGCTCTGGAAACAGCTGTTTGGGAATGGCATCTCGGCCTCGGTCGACGATTTAGGCTCACAGGGCGAGTGGCCCACGCATCCGGCTTTGTTGGATTGGCTGGCGGTGGAGTTTCGGGAAGGCGGATGGGATCTCAAGGCGATGGTGCGAACCCTGGTTCTTTCATCGACGTACCGGCAGTCCTCCAACCTGAGGCCGGAGCTAAAGGATCTTGATCCGAACAACCGCCTGCTGGCCTCGCAGAATCCGCGTCGTTTGGAGGCGGAGTTCGTCAGGGACAATGCCCTCCAGATCGCCGGGTTGCTGCAGCGGGATATCGGCGGCCCCAGCGTTCGGCCCTACCAGCCCGCGGGCTATTACGCTCCGCTTCAGTTTCCGGATCGGGACTATCAACCCCAGAAGGATGATCGCCAATACCGTCGCGGGCTCTACATGCACTGGCAGCGCACCTTTCTCCACCCGATGCTGGCCAACTTCGATGCTCCCGCGCGGGAAGAGTGCACCGCGATGCGCACGGTTTCCAACACTCCTCAACAGGCGTTGACGTTGTTGAACGACCCTTCGTTCGTCGAGGCGGCTCGCGTGCTGGCACAGGATTTGGTGACGTCCCTCCCGGCGAAGCCGCGTCGCGGCGCGGACCGGTTGGCTCCCAGCCTTGAACGGTTGAACACTTTATTTCTGAGGGCACTGGGACGCCCTCCCACCTCGGCGGAGGCAGAATCGCTGACGCGCTTCGCTGAGCAGCAGTTCGTTTATTACCAGTCGAGCCCGGCCGAGGCTTCCGAGTTGCTGAAGGTTGGATTCAGTCCCTCGATCGGGGGAAGCGATCCGGCCGAGTTGGCCGCTTGGACCTCGGTATGTCGCGTGGTGCTCAATATGCACGAAACGCTGACGAGGTATTGAACCAGAGAAGCTCCCATGAATGGTGAACGTATGAAGACCCCATTGACCACGACCGAGTTTCAGCAGGGAATACAGCGTCGAACTTTTTTGTGGAACTCGGCCTATGGTTTGGGTGCCGCGGCTCTGGCCCGCTTGCTTGGCCCGCAGCCCTTGCATGCCGCCGCTCCGTCTGCGGCCGGCGCTACGAAGAAGTGGCGGGGAGTGATTGCGCAGCCCCATAGCCCGGTGCGGGCTAAACGCATTATCCATCTCTGCATGGCTGGTGGACCGTCGCATCTGGAGAGCTTTGATTGGAAGCCGGAGCTGAAGCGCCTGCATGATCAGCCCTTTCCTGATTCCTATACCAAGGGGCAGCAGCTGGCCCAGTTGCAGAACACGGTTCTGAAGGCGCGGGGCTCGTTCGTGGAGTTCAAGCCGTGCGGGAAATCCGGCCTCGAGATCTCCACCCTCTTTCCGCATATCGGAAGCGTGGCGGATGATCTCTGCATCATTCGATCGATGCAGACCGAGCAGATCAACCATGACCCTGCTCATGCGTTTATGAACTCGGGCTCGATCATTAAGGGGCGGCCCAGCATGGGTTCCTGGCTCTTGTATGGGTTGGGGGCGGAGACCGAGGATTTACCGGGGTTCATTGTGCTGACTTCGGCGGGCAAGTATGGGCTGCAGCCGGTCTCAGCGCGACAGTGGTCGAGCGGATTTCTGCCCAGCCAGTTCCAGGGCATTCTGTTTCAATCTCGGGGAGAGGCGGTGCACTACGTGGGCAATCCGCCGGGTGTCTGTCAGAGCACTCAGCGTCAGGTGGTGGAGGAAATCAACCGCCTCAACGGGATGTTGGCCGAGCGTCGGGTCGATCCTGAAATTCAGACCCGCATTGCGCAGTATGAGATGGCGTTTCGAATGCAGGCTTCAGTCCCTGACCTTACCGATTTCAGCAAGGAATCCGCCTCCACCTTGGAGCGCTATGGGGTTAAGGAGCCGGGTGATGGCAGCTTTGCATCGAACTGTTTGTTGGCGCGGCGCTTGGCCGAACGGGGCGTGCGCATGATTCAGTTGTATCATCGGGCTTGGGATCATCATGGGGATATTGAGAAAGCCATGCCCTCGGCCGCGAAGGATGTGGACCAGCCGACGGCCGCCTTGATTCGCGACCTGAAGGAGCGTGGGATGCTTGATGACACCTTAATCCTCTGGGGTGGCGAGTTTGGTCGGACGCCCATGGGGCAGGGATCGGGACGCGACCATCATATCCTGGCCTTCTCCGTCTTTGCGGCCGGAGGCGGAGTTCGGGCGGGAACCGCGTATGGCGCTACCGATGACCTTGGGTATCGCGCGGTGGAGAATGTGGTCAATGTCCACGATCTCCATGCGACGTTGCTGCACCTGATGGGCATCGACCACAAGCGACTCAATTTTAAGTTTCAAGGGTTGGATGCTCGGCTGACGGGGATCGCGGGGAATGTGGTGAAAGGGATCCTCGGCTAGCAGCAAACACCGCCGGCGCGATGGCACGGTTGTTGTGAGGTGCGGAAACCTCAAGGCATCGCGCCGGCGGTGTTTGCTGCTAGGAGGCACTGCGTGCGGCAAGACTGCACCTTGAGGACCTCCATGCTCCGTTGCTGGTGAGGGGACACCTTGGTAAAGTGCACGTGAATCGAGGCCATCAACCTGGTGGAGAAAAACGGGGACATGGAGTCTTGGTAGCTGGTCTTCTCTGCGGCTCTTCCCGTCTCTGCGCTGCATCATTCAGCTCTCCCTGGGCCCCGGTGCAGTTTGAGGTGTCGCGGTGAGATTGAGGTTGAATTCAGCGGGTAGCTTGCCTTGCGATGGTGCGGGCTTTCAGCCCTCAGCGTGTGTAGGGGTGCCGAAACCTGGGGTTCTCACCCCAGGCTGGGATGGTGCTGGGCCTGTGGCCCGCGGACTCCAACACTACTGATCCATTCCATTCGAATCTGCGCTCAAAGGTCTGAGCTGGGGCTGGTATTGGATCGGAGGCTCGTCGGGCTTCAGCACCAAAGGTGCGTCCCATCCCAGCCTGGGGTGACAACCCCAGGGAAACATCCCCTCTCCCTCAAGGGCTGAAAGCCCGGCATAAAGCCCCCGAGTCCGTCGCGACCGCACCTCCTTTCTCATTCACCTCTATTCTCCCCCCTTCCTCGACGCTTCAAACTTGTGCCTTGAGCTCGTTTTCGCTACTCAGCTTTGTCGCTTTTAAGAAATACTCGTGGAGGAGACCTATGCCTAAGCTTTTCATCATCGCGAGCTTGTTACTGCTGACGATGGAGTGCGGGTTCAGCCAGGGCTCGGTTGTCTACCACAACACGAGTCAGAGAGACAAATATGTCTTCATGCCCGATCCGTCGGCTCCAGCCTTGGCAAGACTCGGTGGAAGCTTGTCGGATTATCAGGGTTTCCAGAAAGTGGAAGGTCCGGGCTATTATGCCGAGCTTTGGTGGGCTCCCGGCGAAGGACAGCCGGAAGCCAGTCTTGGCCCGGTGCCCGGGTCCCTGGTCACGTTTCGCATCGGCCCTACGGCTGGCTTGATCAACGGCAAGGCCAGACTGGAGATCCCCGGAACTTTCGGAGGGGATCGGGTGACCCTACAACTACGGGTCTGGGAAAACTTCGGGCAAACCGTCAACACCTGGGAGGAAGCGATGGACGCCGGATGCATCCATGGAAAATCAAATCTCCTCGGTTATGAGCTCGCCGGAGTAGATCCAGCCGGGAATGATAGGTTAGGGTCAGGCAATATGTCCTATGCCTTACAATACTTCAGCCTCGTCATCCCCGAGCCATCCTCCGTCTCCCTGCTTTGGTTGGGATTAGGGGCCTGGAGCGTATCCTGCAGACGCAGAGGTTCAGAGTGAAGAACGGGTCCTGAGGATTGCCGACGGAAATCCCGACTATTCCTCGGACTGAACCAAGCACCGGACGGATTTACACCGCAGAGACGGGAAGAGCGCAGAGAAGACTGAAAAAGGGACAACTGCCTGATCTTAGATCTGATCGTTATCGATCAAGGTTGATCGGTCGCTTCTTCTCTGTGGCCCTTTCTGGGTGCGTGGACGCCAGGGATCAAGTTGGCGTGTAGGAAAAGCGGCAGGACAGCGCTTTTCCTTCGGGTGAGACTGCACAGCTCCGGACACCGAAACGAGGCTTGGTTCATGGAGAGGCCGTCCGATTACAACGGCCAGTGCGGGGTGGCTTCGGTGTCGAGTGAGCTGGGAGCGACGCCCGTGAGCCACTTTCGCTCAGCGAGAATGCCGATCATGCCCGCATTGTCGGTGCACAGGGAGGGTTCGGCTAGTCGTAGATCGATTCCGCGTGCGGCGCAGGCTGACTGGAGAGACGCCCGGAGGCCGCGATTGCAGGTCACGCCTCCGGAAGCGGTCACACAGCCAAACCCGCAGGCTTCTGTCGCGCGAATGGTTTTCGTGACCAGCACGTCCACGATCGCCGCCTGTACGCTGGCGCAGAGATCATTCTGTTCCGGTCCGGGTTGGCGCAGCTCCGGATGTTTCTCGATAAAGTAGCGAACCGACGTCTTGAGTCCGCTAAAGCTGAATTCATAGCCCGGATCCTTCAGCATGGGCCGGGGGAAAGCATAGGCCTTTGGATTTCCCTGGGCAGCAAGACGATCAAGTTCGGGACCGCCGGGGTACGGGAGTCCAATGAGCTTGGCGATCTTGTCGAAGCATTCTCCAGCCGCATCGTCGATGGTCCCGCCCAGAATGGTGTGCTGGAGCAAGCCTGCGACCTGGACCAGGAGTGTGTGTCCCCCGCTCACAATCAGCGAGAGGTTGGGGGCGAAGGATCCAAAGTCGGCGGCGGGCGGATTGCCTTGGATCCACGGCGAGTAGAGATGGGCCTCGTGATGGTGGATTCCGAAGAACGGGCGCTGGAGGGCGAAGGCAAAACTTTGCGCGAATTTGAGGCCGGTCATCAGCGCGTTGGGCAGGCCGGGGCCTTGGGTAGCGGCCACCGCCTGGACCTCAGCTGCGGAGATTCCGGCCTGGCTCAGCGCCAGACGAACCACGACCGGCAGGTTGCGCAAGTGTTCGCGGGTGGCGAGTTCGGGCACCACGCCGCCATATTCCGCGTGCAGTTTGGTTTGCGATGAAACCACGTTGGCGAGGATCCGGCCTTCGTGGATCACCGCCGCGCTACTCTCATCGCAAGAACTTTCAATCGCCAGCAACATGGTTGCGGTAGTCTTGTCGATCCGCTCGGCGGAATCGACAAGAATGAAGGGGCGGGTGATTTGAAGTGGGGAGCTCGGGGGATCCCGACTCCGTCGATGCCGAAAAGCTGTAGAGGGCTACAGGACTCTGGAACTATAGCCCTCGTCGGACCACTTCGCGGTCAACTCCAAGACGCTCCGCGAGGACGCTAGCCCCTATGGAGTGCGGCAGCCCTCTCTGAGTATTACCCACAAGTTCTTCGACCAGATGTTAGAATCCCACAGGGATTCCGCCTCAAAGCCCAGGGTTGGCGCGAAGCGGGAGCGCCTACCCTGGGTTAGTAGTTGTTTTCTCACAACCCCAACGCGGGTTGCGACTGGATCGGCCAACACCCCCAAACAAACCGCAACCCACGATGGGGTTGTGAATTCTATGGGTTTTTCCCAGGGTAGCTCGTTCCTCGCAACCCTGGGCTTTGAGGCGCTATCCCGTTGGGATAGAGGTCCAAGATCTTCCGAACTTGTGGGTAATGCTTAGAGACCTCTACCGCTTTCGTCCCCCCGGCGTAGCCGGGATCCCCTGATCTCGCCCACTTTTAATTACACCCGTTACCACACGGCAGGCGTTTTCCACCTCGACAGGGCGATCAATCTTCCAGGTCCAACTGGCCGCCGGTGATAGCGATCAGGACGGCTTGGCGGATGATTGGGAATATGCGTATTTCAACAGCCTGAGTCACAACGGCGCCGAGGACTCAGATGGGGATGATCGTAGCGATGGCGAGGAGTATCGAGCCGGGACGAGTCCAGTCAGCGGTGAATCGGTTCTGCGCGTGTTCACTCTGCGTCGGTCCGGGGCTGCCGGAGTGCAAGTCTTGTGGGCGGCGGTACCGGGCAAGATCTATGGCATTCAGCGTCGGGACTCACTGGCTGATGCCGCGTGGCAGGACGTGGGTTCAGTGAGAGCGCTGACCAGCACAGCGGACTGGACAGATGTCGATCCTTCGGTGTTCGGGCAGCGCTACTACCGGGTCTTCGTAATGGAGTAGGGCGCGAGCCCGCAGCCTCGTCTCCCGTTTTCAGAAGGATTCCTAGCCCGTATAGCTCGACCCGCTTTACGGACTTCGTGAGGACGGCGCTGCCGCACCGGAACGGGGCGGCAATTCACGGCCCGGGACCTGGCTTTGGTCCAGCCAGCGGTGGAGGGTTTCCCGCAGTTCGCGCGCGTGGATGGGTTTGGTCAGATAATCGTCCATCCCGGCAGCGAGGCAGGCGAGGCGATCTCCTGGCATGGCGCTGGCGGTGATCGCGACAATCGGAACGTGGCGCGAGGGCGGCCGCCCGGCAACGTTCGCTCGTTCAGCCTCGATCCGCCGGATCTCCGCGCTCGCGGCCAGGCCATCCATGACCGGC
It encodes:
- a CDS encoding PSD1 domain-containing protein, with the protein product MLVACGLALQAIAGSADSGRLEFNRDIRPILSENCYLCHGPDKNTRKGKLRLDQREEAVAKRALVPGKPEDSELMKRLVTADPEEVMPPPDTHKTISPAQRELLRRWIAEGAEYQPHWAYRTPERPALPVVKQGEWVKKPIDAFILEALERRGIAPSPEADRATLLRRLSLDLIGLPPSPDEIAAFVKDRRSDAYARQVERLLRSPHFGERMAVGWLDLVRYADTVGYHGDQNINVFPYRDYVIRSFNENKPFDRFTVEQIAGDLLPNATEEQKVATGFNRLNMVTREGGAQPKEYLAKYAADRVRTVAATWLGSTMGCAECHDHKFDPFTMKDFYSMAAFFADVKQWGVYQDYNYTPNPDLKGWSNDHPFPPEIEVDSPYLQQRAARIRSSLDAVLDQVRDSVQGRAARTAELETWVSDARRFLSAHPSGWSAEGITLLSSSKNATLSSEGEVRVTGGRENQEFVLALAPEESWVGAVRVELLPDEAKHIARGGGRLAVTVRVGLSRGTNAPQNLPVYFAEASDKDPRYANGYEILGIKDSWRTALAKTDQAQTGVWVLETPVRLARGDRLRVTLKSDALSRVRVSTTPFASADPLRSGADPGWDRLLKRQPSAWTGRTGHRLLESAMWAGVLGRAERARYRELHGELIECRGGKSPTVVTVAWKPAVTRVLPRGNWQDESGDPLNPLPPQGLVRSGWGEARPMNRLDLARWLVASDNPLTARVVMNRLWKQLFGNGISASVDDLGSQGEWPTHPALLDWLAVEFREGGWDLKAMVRTLVLSSTYRQSSNLRPELKDLDPNNRLLASQNPRRLEAEFVRDNALQIAGLLQRDIGGPSVRPYQPAGYYAPLQFPDRDYQPQKDDRQYRRGLYMHWQRTFLHPMLANFDAPAREECTAMRTVSNTPQQALTLLNDPSFVEAARVLAQDLVTSLPAKPRRGADRLAPSLERLNTLFLRALGRPPTSAEAESLTRFAEQQFVYYQSSPAEASELLKVGFSPSIGGSDPAELAAWTSVCRVVLNMHETLTRY
- a CDS encoding asparaginase; protein product: MKFDRETGGAVPQLSGEQILAQVSDLPPNIEIQSENFGLLPGPHMTPPRMLELTRRIAHILEHPTQLGVVVTHGTDTLEETAYLQDLLHTSAKPVVFVGAMRNSSELSWDGPANLRAAIRVAAAPETRNLGALVVMNDQVLAAAEVSKTHTEAVDTFQSLSFGPLGFLDKDRLFITRTPKRREQVQATTLEERVEMIRVYAGFNGRLIDHAVSDGAQGIVLEALGRGNVPPASVPAIERAIAQGIPVILTSRCPKGRVLDTYAYDGGGHQLTQRGAILGGMLPGPKARIKLMLLLGSGMNLQQIKAAFEESSGE
- a CDS encoding DUF1501 domain-containing protein encodes the protein MKTPLTTTEFQQGIQRRTFLWNSAYGLGAAALARLLGPQPLHAAAPSAAGATKKWRGVIAQPHSPVRAKRIIHLCMAGGPSHLESFDWKPELKRLHDQPFPDSYTKGQQLAQLQNTVLKARGSFVEFKPCGKSGLEISTLFPHIGSVADDLCIIRSMQTEQINHDPAHAFMNSGSIIKGRPSMGSWLLYGLGAETEDLPGFIVLTSAGKYGLQPVSARQWSSGFLPSQFQGILFQSRGEAVHYVGNPPGVCQSTQRQVVEEINRLNGMLAERRVDPEIQTRIAQYEMAFRMQASVPDLTDFSKESASTLERYGVKEPGDGSFASNCLLARRLAERGVRMIQLYHRAWDHHGDIEKAMPSAAKDVDQPTAALIRDLKERGMLDDTLILWGGEFGRTPMGQGSGRDHHILAFSVFAAGGGVRAGTAYGATDDLGYRAVENVVNVHDLHATLLHLMGIDHKRLNFKFQGLDARLTGIAGNVVKGILG
- a CDS encoding alkaline phosphatase family protein translates to MPRVAVLNVVGLCERHLGAHTPQISAFVRNGTLHHVEPVLPAVTCTAQSTYLTGLPPGEHGAVANGWYHRELAEVQFWKQSNHVVHGRKLWEDLRSRVPGFTCAKLFWWYNMYSSADYSITPRPMYPADGRKFFDVYSWPYSIRPEVKQKLGEFPFPGFWGPAAGKASPAGGPDCATRWIADSAKWIEEKYSPTLNLVYLPHLDYNLQRVGPNDPSIAVDLKQIDDIVGDLIRFFSSRNMQVVLLSEYGITEVSQPIHLNRIFRERGWLTIKEELGLELLDAGNSRAFAVADHQVAHVYVNDRSILTQVRDAVCGAAGVETVLGSEEQVARGLKHDRAGDLIAVADSKSWFTYYYWMDDRRAPDFARCVDIHRKPGYDPVELFVDPTLAAPKLKIAWRLLQKKLGFRMLMDLIPLDATLVKGSHGARPDSPLDFPVLVLPGKLTATAPPIAATSVYGLLRDQVLKG
- a CDS encoding 3-dehydroquinate synthase → MPNTVIERTIQVSYRHQIHFARGVFQRRNSVLKDILIDGDPAVVRKVLVIIDEALAQTQPRLISSIEAYFRAHSRSLTLVCPPVVIEGGERTKNSYFHVSEIQSHVDRYHVDRHSYILAIGGGALLDMVGLAAATAHRGVRHVRIPTTTLSQDDSGVGVKNGINAFGKKNFIGTFAPPFAVVNDFDLLKSCPPRDKRSGYVEAVKVALIRDGAFFAWIESEAARLRRFHPEPMQRLIYRCAELHVNHICTSGDPFEFGSARPLDFGHWAAHKLEQLSEYRLRHGEAVAIGIALDAIYSRRRGFLDEPSCTRILNVLEAVGFELFTHELLNTNADGTLMVIQGLEEFREHLGGQLTITLLRGIGQGFEVHEMDSKVVLQSIEELTNRNSMGNKKSPKRRRPTG